GGAAAGATCGGGTGCGTTCTGGTTCGTGGCTTTGAGGTCGTAGTTCTTGGCGCGGATTTCTTCAATGGTGACGTACCAGCTTCGTTCGCTGATTCTGCCGGGATCGTCGGGTGGCAACGCGAGGCGCTGGAAGAAGTCGGCGAAATCGTCGAAGAGCATCGGGTTGCTCTTGTTGACCTTGCGCGGCTTGAACGCGGGCGTCAGCGTCATGTCGTAATACCAGACGCGCTTCGTCTCCTCGCCTTTGGTGAAGAACAGCAAGTCGGTCTTCACGCCCGCGCCGGCATTGACGAAAACGCCTTGTGGCAGGCTGATGATGCACCAGAGATTGCATTCATCCAGCAGCTTCCGCTTGGTCTGCTTGTAGGCTGCCGTCTTGGTGTGGAACAGCACGCCTTCATCAATCACCATCCCGCATGTTCCGCCCTCGGCCAGCGCGTTGATGATGTGCTGGAGGAAAAGAATCTGCGCCTTGCCGCACTTGTAGTCGAAATGCTGCTGTGCGTCCTTGCCTTCCTTGCTGCCGAACGGCGGATTCGTGAAGATGTAGTCGAACTGCGCCGGCGCGCCCGTGAACAAATCCCCATACGTCTCCGCCCGCGTCAGCGTGTTGCCGTGCCAGATGCGCGGCAGGTCAACGCCGTGCAACACCATGTTCGCCAGCGCAATCGGGATCGCTTCCGCCGCGTCCTCCCGCGCCCACAACGTCTCCGTCTTCAACTCCTGAATCTGCGTCGCCGTCGGCTGCTGCGCCATCAGATGCTTGAACGTCTCGATCAAAAAGCCGCACGTCCCGGCGCACGGGTCATACACCGACCGCCCCAACTGCGGGTTCACCGTCTTGACGATCACCCGGATCACCTCGCGCGGCGTGAAAAACTGCCCGCCGTCGTTCTTCTTCTCGCCGAGGCTCGGCAACAGGCTTTCCAGCGCCTGCGACATCGGGAACATGTGCTGTTCGCTGACCTGCGCCTCGCTCAACGCATGCACCCGGTCCAGCGCGTCCTGCAAGTTCGTCTCGCTGGCCAACACTGTCCGCTCCTTGTTGCGGAAGATTTCGGCGATGACTTTCTGCTTGTTCGTCGCGTTCCCGTTCTCGCCCAGCTTCTGCAAATGGGAGAAAAGCTCGCCGTTGACGAACTTCAGGTAATCGCCCAGCGTCGAACCGTCGCCCGTCAACTCCGCGCGCCGCCAGCCGGGCGCGTGCGTGGCCTTCAACTCCGCCGCCGGTTTCTTGTGGTCAAACGGCGCAGCCCAATCTCGCCACCGATACGGCGCGCAGAGCGACGGCGTGAACGCCGTGCCGAGTGCCGCCGCCTTCTGCGCTTCGGCTTCCTCCATCAAATCGAGGTAACGCAAGAAAAACATCCACGTCAGTTCCGGCACATACAACCGCGCGCCCTTGGCCTTGTCCCGCCGCAGGATGTTGTTTATGGACTTGACCGCCTTGTCCATGTCCGCTGGCGAGCGGACGACGACGAAACCCTTCTTTGTGTTTTTCTTTGCCACGGTTGTTAGTCCGCTTTGAAGTCGAAATGCTGAAGCATAGTGGCGCGCTCAAGTGCCGTAGCTGCCTCAAGCTGACGTTCTGCGTGAACTTGAATGCGCTTGATTTGGGCATACCGGCGGGCGACTTCTTTTTGCACTCCATCAGCCCCTTCTTCCGGTAGGGGAAATGGAACGTCGAGAATGTGGTGAGGACGAATCGCGGAATAGTTGAGAGC
Above is a genomic segment from Verrucomicrobiota bacterium containing:
- a CDS encoding N-6 DNA methylase, with amino-acid sequence MDKAVKSINNILRRDKAKGARLYVPELTWMFFLRYLDLMEEAEAQKAAALGTAFTPSLCAPYRWRDWAAPFDHKKPAAELKATHAPGWRRAELTGDGSTLGDYLKFVNGELFSHLQKLGENGNATNKQKVIAEIFRNKERTVLASETNLQDALDRVHALSEAQVSEQHMFPMSQALESLLPSLGEKKNDGGQFFTPREVIRVIVKTVNPQLGRSVYDPCAGTCGFLIETFKHLMAQQPTATQIQELKTETLWAREDAAEAIPIALANMVLHGVDLPRIWHGNTLTRAETYGDLFTGAPAQFDYIFTNPPFGSKEGKDAQQHFDYKCGKAQILFLQHIINALAEGGTCGMVIDEGVLFHTKTAAYKQTKRKLLDECNLWCIISLPQGVFVNAGAGVKTDLLFFTKGEETKRVWYYDMTLTPAFKPRKVNKSNPMLFDDFADFFQRLALPPDDPGRISERSWYVTIEEIRAKNYDLKATNQNAPDLSDKRTPGELMKIIEDAQTEIATGLAALKQ